In the genome of Streptomyces sp. NBC_00190, one region contains:
- the purH gene encoding bifunctional phosphoribosylaminoimidazolecarboxamide formyltransferase/IMP cyclohydrolase: MTAVESNDPTTTQRPIRRALVSVYDKTGLEELARGLHEAGVALVSTGSTASKIAAAGVPVTKVEELTGFPECLDGRVKTLHPRVHAGILADLRLEDHRNQLAELGVEPFDLVIVNLYPFLATVQSGATPDECVEQIDIGGPSMVRAAAKNHPSVAVVTSPARYADVIAAAQGGGFDLTARKRLAAEAFQHTAAYDVAVASWFTNVYAPEAGENALPEFLAGAWERKSTLRYGENPHQAAALYTDGRPGGLANAEQLHGKEMSFNNYVDTEAARRAAYDHEEPCVAIIKHANPCGIAVAGNDEDIAAAHRKAHACDPLSAFGGVIAVNRPVTVELAEQVAEIFTEVIAAPAYEDGAVEVLAKKKNIRVLKVDGHPHQPGDLKPVSGGVLLQQSDVFQAEGDDPANWTLATGDALSADELAELAFAWKACRAVKSNAILLAKDGASVGVGMGQVNRVDSAKLAVERAGAERAQGSYAASDAFFPFPDGLEILTAAGIKAVVQPGGSVRDELVVEAAKKAGVTMYFTGTRHFFH, from the coding sequence GTGACCGCCGTAGAGAGCAACGACCCGACCACGACCCAGCGGCCGATCCGGCGTGCGCTCGTCAGCGTCTACGACAAGACGGGACTGGAAGAGCTGGCCCGCGGGCTGCACGAGGCGGGCGTCGCGCTCGTCTCCACCGGCTCCACCGCCTCGAAGATCGCCGCCGCCGGGGTGCCCGTCACCAAGGTCGAGGAGCTGACCGGCTTCCCCGAGTGCCTGGACGGCCGGGTCAAGACCCTGCACCCGCGCGTGCACGCCGGCATCCTCGCCGACCTGCGCCTGGAGGACCACCGCAACCAGCTCGCCGAGCTGGGCGTCGAGCCCTTCGACCTGGTGATCGTCAACCTCTACCCCTTCCTGGCCACCGTCCAGTCGGGTGCCACCCCGGACGAGTGCGTCGAGCAGATCGACATCGGCGGCCCCTCCATGGTCCGCGCCGCCGCCAAGAACCACCCCTCCGTCGCGGTCGTGACCAGCCCCGCCCGCTACGCCGACGTGATCGCGGCCGCGCAGGGCGGCGGCTTCGACCTCACCGCGCGCAAGCGGCTGGCGGCCGAGGCCTTCCAGCACACCGCCGCCTACGACGTGGCCGTGGCCTCCTGGTTCACGAACGTGTACGCGCCGGAGGCCGGGGAGAACGCCCTGCCCGAGTTCCTCGCGGGCGCCTGGGAGCGCAAGTCGACCCTGCGCTACGGCGAGAACCCGCACCAGGCCGCCGCCCTCTACACCGACGGCCGGCCGGGCGGGCTCGCCAACGCGGAGCAGCTGCACGGAAAGGAGATGTCCTTCAACAACTACGTGGACACCGAGGCCGCCCGCCGGGCCGCCTACGACCACGAAGAGCCCTGCGTCGCGATCATCAAGCACGCCAACCCGTGCGGTATCGCGGTCGCCGGCAACGACGAGGACATCGCCGCCGCCCACCGCAAGGCGCACGCCTGCGACCCGCTGTCGGCCTTCGGCGGCGTCATCGCCGTCAACCGCCCGGTGACCGTCGAGCTCGCCGAGCAGGTCGCCGAGATCTTCACCGAGGTCATCGCCGCCCCCGCCTACGAGGACGGCGCGGTCGAGGTCCTGGCCAAGAAGAAGAACATCCGCGTCCTGAAGGTGGACGGCCACCCGCACCAGCCGGGTGACCTCAAGCCGGTCTCCGGCGGCGTCCTGCTGCAGCAGTCGGACGTCTTCCAGGCCGAGGGCGACGACCCGGCCAACTGGACCCTCGCCACCGGCGACGCGCTCTCCGCGGACGAGCTCGCCGAGCTCGCCTTCGCGTGGAAGGCCTGCCGCGCCGTCAAGTCCAACGCCATCCTGCTCGCCAAGGACGGCGCCTCGGTCGGCGTCGGCATGGGCCAGGTCAACCGCGTCGACTCGGCGAAGCTCGCCGTCGAGCGTGCGGGCGCCGAGCGCGCGCAGGGCTCGTACGCCGCCTCCGACGCCTTCTTCCCCTTCCCGGACGGGCTGGAGATCCTCACGGCCGCCGGTATCAAGGCCGTCGTCCAGCCGGGCGGTTCGGTCCGCGACGAGCTGGTCGTCGAGGCCGCGAAGAAGGCCGGCGTGACGATGTACTTCACCGGGACCCGGCACTTCTTCCACTGA
- a CDS encoding helix-turn-helix domain-containing protein, whose product MTQSVESGSELGLPSPKERRRLREAADLTHGQVAAAVGVTVTTVRSWEAGRTDPRGRKRAAYAEFLAGLARPPEDAPEAEGPTPADPDPPSQAAPEAAEAAEAAEADPAMTPVVAVPAAAEAVQELVEEGPSGAADASDGSAGPDRDEAGGTHEPPAVPDARAVPEAPGSPVLSGAEGAFDDLYARAASGLIRQAYLLTGRRDLAQEAVERAFRQAWRQWPEVATDPDPVGWVRIAAYEYALSPWHQMRPVSRHPDKPPAEPADRILLDALLALPTAHRRTVLLYDGVGLDLPDTAAETEASTPTAGGRLLHAHADLADRVPELAGVPPEKHSAVLHDRLAALTPAVPLQARPAAAVRGRAERRTRRWTRAAVSLTSVIAVATAYTAATAPTHYEPPIAPGSNVSGVPPLSGPQQLTEHSRQLHDKLRADPAAGPARITPRIE is encoded by the coding sequence ATGACACAAAGCGTCGAGTCGGGCTCGGAGCTTGGCCTCCCTTCCCCGAAGGAACGCCGCAGACTGCGCGAAGCGGCGGACCTGACGCACGGGCAGGTCGCGGCGGCCGTCGGCGTCACCGTGACCACGGTGCGCTCCTGGGAGGCGGGCCGCACGGACCCGCGCGGGCGCAAGCGCGCGGCGTACGCGGAGTTCCTGGCCGGCCTCGCAAGGCCGCCGGAGGACGCTCCCGAAGCCGAGGGCCCGACACCGGCCGACCCGGACCCGCCGTCGCAGGCGGCCCCCGAGGCGGCCGAGGCGGCCGAGGCGGCCGAGGCCGACCCCGCGATGACGCCGGTCGTGGCCGTGCCGGCCGCCGCCGAGGCCGTGCAAGAGCTGGTCGAAGAAGGCCCGTCCGGCGCAGCCGACGCGAGCGACGGCAGCGCCGGGCCCGACCGGGACGAAGCCGGCGGAACCCACGAGCCGCCCGCGGTCCCCGATGCACGCGCAGTCCCCGAGGCACCCGGGAGCCCCGTCCTCTCCGGAGCCGAAGGGGCTTTCGACGACCTCTACGCCCGGGCCGCCTCCGGCCTCATCCGCCAGGCCTACCTGCTCACGGGACGCCGGGACCTGGCCCAGGAGGCCGTGGAGCGGGCGTTCCGCCAGGCCTGGCGGCAGTGGCCGGAAGTGGCCACCGATCCGGACCCGGTGGGCTGGGTGCGGATCGCCGCGTACGAGTACGCCCTCTCCCCCTGGCACCAGATGCGCCCGGTCAGCCGGCATCCCGACAAGCCCCCCGCCGAGCCCGCCGACCGGATCCTCCTCGACGCCCTGCTCGCGCTCCCCACCGCCCACCGCCGCACCGTCCTGCTCTACGACGGCGTCGGCCTCGACCTCCCCGACACCGCCGCCGAGACGGAGGCCAGCACCCCCACCGCCGGCGGCCGCCTGCTGCACGCGCACGCCGACCTCGCCGACCGGGTCCCCGAACTGGCCGGCGTACCGCCCGAGAAGCACTCCGCGGTGCTGCACGACCGGCTCGCCGCGCTGACACCGGCGGTACCGCTGCAGGCGCGCCCCGCCGCCGCCGTACGGGGCCGCGCGGAGCGGCGTACCCGGCGGTGGACCCGCGCCGCCGTGAGCCTGACCTCGGTCATCGCCGTCGCCACCGCCTATACCGCCGCGACCGCGCCCACCCACTACGAGCCGCCGATCGCACCCGGCTCGAACGTCTCGGGCGTACCCCCGCTCAGCGGCCCCCAGCAGCTCACCGAGCACAGCAGGCAGCTCCACGACAAGCTGCGCGCGGACCCGGCCGCCGGTCCCGCCCGCATCACCCCGCGGATCGAATGA
- the sucC gene encoding ADP-forming succinate--CoA ligase subunit beta has translation MDLFEYQARDLFAKHGVPVLAGEVIDTPEAAREATERLGGKSVVKAQVKVGGRGKAGGVKLAATPDEAVARATDILGMDIKGHTVHKVMIAETAPEILEEYYVSYLLDRTNRTFLAMASVAGGMDIEQVAEETPEKLAKVPVNANEGVTIEKAREIVALAQFPAEVAEKVAEVLVTLWATFIAEDALLVEVNPLAKVASGDVIALDGKVSLDENAEFRQPGHEEFVDHAAANPLEAAAKAKNLNYVKLDGEVGIIGNGAGLVMSTLDVVAYAGENHGGVKPANFLDIGGGASAAVMANGLEIILGDPDVKSVFVNVFGGITACDEVANGIVQALQLLKDKGEEVTKPLVVRLDGNNAELGRKILSDANHPLVQRVDTMDGAADKAAELAAAK, from the coding sequence GTGGACCTGTTCGAGTACCAGGCGAGGGACCTCTTCGCCAAGCACGGTGTACCGGTGCTGGCCGGTGAAGTCATCGACACGCCTGAGGCGGCTCGCGAGGCCACCGAGCGGCTGGGCGGCAAGTCGGTCGTCAAGGCGCAGGTGAAGGTCGGCGGCCGCGGCAAGGCCGGCGGCGTGAAGCTGGCCGCCACCCCGGACGAGGCTGTCGCCCGGGCGACGGACATCCTCGGCATGGACATCAAGGGCCACACGGTCCACAAGGTGATGATCGCCGAGACGGCTCCCGAGATCCTCGAGGAGTACTACGTCTCGTACCTCCTCGACCGCACCAACCGCACCTTCCTGGCCATGGCCTCGGTCGCGGGTGGCATGGACATCGAGCAGGTCGCGGAGGAGACCCCCGAGAAGCTCGCCAAGGTCCCGGTGAACGCCAACGAGGGCGTGACCATCGAGAAGGCCCGCGAGATCGTCGCCCTGGCGCAGTTCCCGGCCGAGGTCGCCGAGAAGGTGGCCGAGGTCCTGGTGACCCTGTGGGCGACCTTCATCGCCGAGGACGCGCTCCTCGTCGAGGTCAACCCGCTCGCGAAGGTCGCCTCCGGCGACGTCATCGCGCTCGACGGCAAGGTCTCGCTCGACGAGAACGCCGAGTTCCGCCAGCCGGGCCACGAGGAGTTCGTGGACCACGCGGCCGCGAACCCGCTCGAGGCCGCCGCCAAGGCGAAGAACCTCAACTACGTGAAGCTCGACGGTGAGGTCGGCATCATCGGCAACGGCGCGGGTCTCGTCATGAGCACCCTCGACGTCGTCGCGTACGCCGGCGAGAACCACGGCGGCGTCAAGCCCGCCAACTTCCTGGACATCGGTGGTGGCGCCTCCGCCGCCGTCATGGCCAACGGTCTCGAGATCATCCTCGGCGACCCGGACGTCAAGTCCGTCTTCGTCAACGTCTTCGGTGGCATCACCGCCTGCGACGAGGTCGCCAACGGCATCGTCCAGGCGCTTCAGCTGCTGAAGGACAAGGGCGAAGAGGTCACCAAGCCCCTCGTCGTCCGTCTCGACGGCAACAACGCCGAGCTGGGTCGCAAGATCCTCTCGGACGCCAACCACCCGCTGGTGCAGCGCGTGGACACCATGGACGGCGCGGCCGACAAGGCCGCCGAGCTCGCGGCTGCGAAGTAA
- the sucD gene encoding succinate--CoA ligase subunit alpha — MAIFLNKDSKVIVQGMTGATGMKHTKLMLADGTNIVGGVNPRKAGTTVDFDGTEVPVFGSVAEAMEKTGANVSVLFVPPAFAKAAVVEAIDAEIPLAVVITEGIAVHDSAAFWAYATAKGNKTRIIGPNCPGLITPGQSNAGIIPGDITKPGKIGLVSKSGTLTYQMMYELRDIGFTSAVGIGGDPVIGTTHIDALEAFEADPETELIVMIGEIGGDAEERAADFIAKNVTKPVVGYVAGFTAPEGKTMGHAGAIVSGSSGTAQAKKEALEAAGVKVGKTPTETAKLAREILNAAQ; from the coding sequence ATGGCTATCTTCCTCAACAAGGACAGCAAGGTCATCGTCCAGGGCATGACCGGTGCCACGGGCATGAAGCACACCAAGCTGATGCTGGCTGACGGCACCAACATCGTCGGCGGCGTGAACCCGCGCAAGGCCGGCACGACCGTCGACTTCGACGGCACCGAGGTCCCGGTCTTCGGCTCGGTCGCCGAGGCGATGGAGAAGACGGGCGCCAACGTCTCCGTCCTCTTCGTCCCGCCGGCCTTCGCCAAGGCCGCCGTCGTCGAGGCCATCGACGCCGAGATCCCGCTGGCCGTCGTCATCACCGAGGGCATCGCGGTGCACGACTCCGCCGCCTTCTGGGCGTACGCGACCGCCAAGGGCAACAAGACCCGGATCATCGGCCCGAACTGCCCGGGTCTGATCACCCCCGGCCAGTCCAACGCCGGCATCATCCCGGGCGACATCACCAAGCCCGGCAAGATCGGTCTCGTGTCCAAGTCCGGCACGCTGACCTACCAGATGATGTACGAGCTCCGTGACATCGGCTTCACCTCCGCCGTCGGCATCGGTGGCGACCCGGTCATCGGCACCACGCACATCGACGCCCTGGAGGCCTTCGAGGCCGACCCGGAGACCGAGCTGATCGTCATGATCGGCGAGATCGGCGGCGACGCCGAGGAGCGGGCGGCGGACTTCATCGCGAAGAACGTCACCAAGCCGGTCGTCGGCTACGTCGCGGGCTTCACCGCCCCCGAGGGCAAGACCATGGGCCACGCCGGCGCCATCGTCTCCGGCTCCTCCGGCACCGCGCAGGCCAAGAAGGAGGCCCTCGAGGCCGCCGGCGTCAAGGTCGGCAAGACGCCGACCGAGACCGCGAAGCTGGCGCGCGAGATCCTGAACGCCGCTCAGTAA
- a CDS encoding DUF5682 family protein, which produces MSPLLLGVRHHGPGSARAVRAALDAARPPAVLVEGPPEGDALLALAADPGMRPPVALLAHAADDPGRAAFWPLAEFSPEWVAIRWAQEAGVPVRFMDLPAAHSLAARDEGEEPDSARPDPLAVLADAAGYDDPERWWEDAVEHRDSGAVRDPLAPFEALGEAMGALREGSGESGHGRDLVREAYMRQRMRAARREFGDTYAVVCGAWHVPALRAKTTAAADKALLTGLPKVKVETAWVPWTHRRLARAGGYGAGIASPGWYAHLFAARDRPVERWLTKVAGLLREEDRQVSSAHVIEAVRLARTLAAMRGRPLPGLTETLEAVRAVMCDGSDIPLALIEDRLVVGDVLGEVPDTAPVVPLQRDLTRRQRSLRLKPEAQDRELELDLRKETDAAKSLLLHRLRLLGIDWGIPTASRGTTGTFRETWRLRWEPELSVRVAEAGIWGTTVPAAATAKAEADAAGAEELGEVTALAERCLLAGLSQALPAVLRALADRAALDTDVARLAKALPALARSLRYGDVRGTDAAALGTVAAGLAERICVALPPACTAGLDADAAAELRGHVDGVHGAVGLLADADEGLRERWSAVLRTLAGRETVPGLIRGRAARLLLDDGRLPAGETARLMGLALSPAASPADAAGWIEGFAGGSSGGGTLLVHDDRLLGLIDAWLTGVPERAFTDVLPLLRRTFGAYEPGVKRTLGELVRRGPGGPARRSRAGSAPEGFAPDLDPARADAVLDLVLLLLSPPGPLPAG; this is translated from the coding sequence ATGAGCCCACTGCTCCTGGGCGTACGGCACCACGGGCCCGGCTCGGCCCGCGCCGTGCGCGCCGCCCTCGACGCGGCCCGGCCGCCCGCCGTGCTCGTCGAGGGGCCGCCCGAGGGGGACGCGCTGCTCGCCTTGGCCGCCGATCCCGGGATGCGGCCGCCGGTGGCGCTGCTCGCGCACGCCGCGGACGATCCCGGCCGGGCCGCGTTCTGGCCGCTCGCCGAGTTCTCCCCGGAGTGGGTCGCGATCCGCTGGGCCCAGGAGGCCGGCGTACCCGTCCGGTTCATGGACCTCCCCGCCGCGCACTCGCTGGCCGCGCGGGACGAGGGCGAGGAGCCGGACTCCGCCCGGCCGGACCCCCTCGCGGTGCTGGCCGATGCCGCCGGGTACGACGACCCCGAGCGCTGGTGGGAGGACGCGGTCGAGCACCGGGACTCCGGGGCCGTACGGGATCCCCTCGCCCCGTTCGAGGCGCTCGGGGAGGCCATGGGAGCCCTGCGCGAGGGGTCTGGAGAGAGCGGTCACGGGCGCGACCTCGTGCGCGAGGCGTACATGCGGCAGCGGATGCGGGCCGCCCGCCGGGAGTTCGGCGACACGTACGCCGTGGTGTGCGGAGCCTGGCACGTCCCGGCGCTGCGCGCGAAGACCACCGCGGCCGCCGACAAGGCGCTGCTGACCGGCCTGCCCAAGGTCAAGGTGGAGACCGCCTGGGTGCCCTGGACCCACCGCAGGCTGGCCCGGGCCGGAGGGTACGGAGCGGGCATCGCCTCGCCCGGGTGGTACGCGCACCTCTTCGCCGCCCGGGACCGGCCCGTGGAGCGCTGGCTGACCAAGGTCGCCGGGCTGCTCCGGGAGGAGGACCGGCAGGTCTCCTCCGCCCACGTCATCGAGGCGGTCCGGCTGGCCCGGACCCTCGCCGCGATGCGGGGGCGGCCGCTGCCGGGCCTGACGGAGACCCTGGAAGCGGTCCGGGCGGTGATGTGCGACGGCTCCGACATACCGCTCGCGCTGATCGAGGACCGCCTGGTCGTCGGAGACGTGCTCGGCGAGGTCCCGGACACGGCGCCCGTCGTACCGCTGCAGCGCGACCTCACACGGCGCCAGCGCTCCCTGCGGCTCAAGCCCGAGGCGCAGGACCGCGAGCTGGAGCTCGATCTGCGCAAGGAGACCGACGCGGCGAAGTCCCTGCTGCTGCACCGGCTGCGGCTGCTCGGCATCGACTGGGGCATACCCACCGCCTCCCGGGGCACGACCGGCACCTTCCGGGAGACCTGGCGCCTGCGCTGGGAGCCGGAGCTGTCGGTGCGGGTGGCCGAGGCCGGGATCTGGGGAACCACCGTCCCGGCGGCGGCCACCGCCAAGGCGGAGGCGGATGCCGCGGGCGCCGAGGAGCTGGGCGAGGTCACGGCACTGGCCGAGCGGTGCCTGCTGGCCGGGCTGTCGCAGGCGCTGCCCGCCGTGCTGCGGGCGCTCGCCGACCGGGCGGCGCTGGACACCGATGTGGCGCGCCTGGCCAAGGCCCTGCCCGCGCTGGCCCGTTCGCTGCGGTACGGGGACGTCCGGGGCACCGACGCGGCGGCCCTCGGCACGGTGGCGGCCGGGCTCGCGGAACGGATATGCGTGGCGCTGCCGCCGGCCTGCACCGCCGGGCTGGACGCCGACGCGGCGGCGGAGCTGCGCGGCCACGTGGACGGGGTGCACGGGGCGGTCGGGCTGCTGGCGGACGCGGACGAGGGGCTGCGCGAGCGCTGGTCCGCGGTGCTGCGGACGCTGGCGGGCCGGGAGACCGTGCCGGGCCTGATCCGCGGCCGCGCGGCCCGGCTGCTGCTCGACGACGGACGGCTCCCGGCCGGGGAGACGGCCCGGCTGATGGGGCTCGCGCTGTCCCCGGCGGCCTCCCCCGCCGACGCGGCGGGCTGGATCGAGGGCTTCGCCGGCGGGAGTTCGGGCGGCGGCACCCTGCTGGTCCACGACGACCGGCTGCTGGGCCTGATCGACGCCTGGCTGACGGGGGTGCCGGAGCGTGCGTTCACCGACGTACTGCCGCTGCTGCGGCGGACGTTCGGGGCGTACGAGCCGGGAGTGAAGCGGACCCTGGGCGAGCTGGTCCGGCGCGGCCCCGGCGGCCCGGCCCGGCGGTCTCGCGCCGGCTCGGCCCCCGAGGGCTTCGCCCCGGACCTGGACCCGGCCCGCGCGGACGCGGTCCTGGACCTGGTCCTGCTCCTGCTGTCACCGCCGGGCCCCCTCCCGGCGGGCTAG
- the purN gene encoding phosphoribosylglycinamide formyltransferase — protein MAASRLVVLVSGSGTNLQALLDAIDAHPGGSEGFGAEVVAVGADRENIVGLERAEKAGIPTFVCSVKAYGSREEWDTALTEATDAHAPDLVVSAGFMKIVGKAFIDRFGGRFINTHPALLPAFPGAHGVRDALAYGAKVTGCTVHFVDSGVDTGPIIAQGVVEIRDEDDEAALHERIKEVERQLLVDVVGRLARHGYRIEGRKVTIQ, from the coding sequence ATGGCCGCCTCCCGCCTGGTCGTGCTGGTTTCCGGTTCCGGCACCAACCTCCAGGCCCTGCTCGACGCCATCGACGCCCACCCCGGCGGATCCGAGGGCTTCGGCGCCGAAGTCGTCGCCGTGGGAGCCGACCGCGAGAACATCGTCGGCCTGGAGCGCGCCGAGAAGGCGGGGATCCCCACCTTCGTGTGCTCGGTCAAGGCCTACGGGAGCCGTGAGGAGTGGGACACCGCCCTCACGGAGGCGACCGACGCCCACGCTCCGGACCTCGTCGTGTCCGCCGGTTTCATGAAGATCGTCGGCAAGGCGTTCATCGACCGCTTCGGCGGCCGGTTCATCAACACCCACCCCGCCCTCCTCCCCGCTTTCCCGGGCGCCCACGGCGTACGGGACGCGCTCGCCTACGGGGCGAAGGTCACCGGCTGCACGGTCCACTTCGTGGACTCCGGCGTGGACACCGGTCCGATCATCGCCCAGGGTGTCGTCGAGATCCGGGACGAGGACGACGAAGCCGCTCTCCATGAGCGCATCAAGGAAGTCGAGCGCCAGCTGCTCGTCGACGTCGTGGGGCGCCTGGCCCGGCACGGCTACCGCATTGAGGGACGAAAGGTAACAATCCAGTGA
- a CDS encoding cell division protein PerM, producing the protein MTQVTEHGTPLSAAPGTVRRRRSPAAAACVVGGAVAAGLGLGFLAVLVTVLWISSPYPDSGPAGALHLAAGLWLLAHGTELVRYETLSGVPAPVGLTPLLLVALPVLLMRRAARLGSASEEEGEEVLPAGAVLSAVLCGYLAVGALATVYAAGGPMPADPLSAAWHVPVVAAIAAASGVLAVRGRPDGSLPSWVPTGVRRAVARPRYALALRAGAGGALVLLGGGVLLVGGSLAWHGAEVQGTFLGLTGVWSGRFAVLLLALALIPNAMVWGAAYALGPGFALGVGVTATPLGFTGSPALPRFPLLAALPPEGPGSLLTWTVVGVPVVAGLAVGWFAVRRAREVSYGETALTAALGALVCGLVMAGLAAASAGPLGSRALADFGPVWWAVGAAACVWTLALAVPVAVGVQAWRTRPVRTGLPVSGEDGWHDSGVREVRWAALRRAAGTLVPDISAAAAPPAAAPAAAPVPAPVPARPQRPVTVVPGLSLDLGPVLIPAKPAEPQAAQPLAQPFAQPLAPPVAGARVLARRKPPS; encoded by the coding sequence GTGACCCAAGTGACCGAACACGGGACCCCGTTGTCCGCGGCCCCGGGAACCGTCCGGCGCCGCCGCTCCCCGGCCGCGGCCGCATGCGTGGTGGGCGGCGCCGTGGCCGCCGGACTCGGACTCGGCTTCCTCGCCGTGCTCGTCACCGTGCTGTGGATCAGCTCCCCCTATCCCGACAGCGGCCCCGCCGGGGCCCTGCACCTCGCCGCCGGGCTGTGGCTGCTCGCCCACGGGACGGAACTGGTGCGGTACGAGACGCTCTCCGGCGTGCCCGCGCCCGTCGGCCTGACCCCCCTGCTGCTCGTCGCGCTGCCCGTGCTGCTCATGCGGCGGGCCGCGCGGCTGGGGAGCGCCTCCGAGGAGGAGGGGGAGGAGGTGCTGCCGGCCGGCGCCGTCCTTTCGGCCGTGCTGTGCGGCTATCTGGCCGTCGGCGCCCTCGCCACGGTGTACGCGGCGGGCGGGCCCATGCCGGCCGACCCGCTGAGTGCGGCCTGGCACGTCCCGGTGGTCGCCGCGATCGCCGCCGCCAGTGGGGTGCTGGCGGTCCGGGGGCGACCGGACGGGTCGTTGCCGTCCTGGGTTCCGACGGGCGTACGGAGGGCGGTCGCGCGCCCCCGGTACGCGCTGGCGCTCCGGGCCGGGGCGGGCGGGGCCCTCGTACTGCTGGGCGGTGGGGTGCTGCTCGTCGGCGGCTCGCTCGCATGGCACGGCGCGGAGGTCCAGGGGACCTTCCTGGGGCTGACCGGGGTGTGGTCGGGCCGCTTCGCGGTGTTGCTGCTGGCGCTCGCGCTGATCCCGAACGCCATGGTGTGGGGTGCGGCGTATGCGCTCGGGCCCGGTTTCGCGCTCGGCGTCGGCGTGACCGCCACGCCGCTCGGGTTCACGGGCTCGCCCGCGCTGCCCCGGTTTCCGCTGCTGGCGGCGCTGCCGCCCGAGGGGCCCGGGTCGCTGCTGACCTGGACGGTCGTCGGGGTGCCGGTGGTGGCCGGGCTGGCGGTGGGCTGGTTCGCGGTACGCCGGGCGAGGGAGGTCTCGTACGGGGAGACCGCGCTCACGGCGGCGCTGGGCGCGCTGGTCTGCGGGCTGGTCATGGCCGGGCTGGCGGCGGCCTCGGCGGGGCCGCTGGGGTCGCGGGCGCTGGCGGACTTCGGGCCGGTGTGGTGGGCGGTGGGGGCGGCGGCCTGCGTCTGGACGCTGGCGCTGGCCGTGCCGGTGGCGGTGGGGGTGCAGGCATGGCGGACGCGGCCGGTCAGGACCGGGCTGCCGGTTTCCGGGGAGGACGGGTGGCACGACAGCGGTGTGCGGGAGGTCCGGTGGGCGGCGCTGCGTCGTGCGGCGGGCACGCTGGTCCCGGACATCTCGGCCGCAGCCGCACCCCCGGCCGCAGCACCTGCCGCTGCTCCGGTCCCGGCTCCGGTCCCGGCGAGGCCGCAGCGGCCGGTGACCGTCGTGCCGGGGCTCAGCCTGGACCTGGGTCCGGTCCTGATCCCGGCGAAGCCGGCCGAGCCGCAGGCTGCTCAGCCATTGGCTCAGCCATTTGCTCAGCCATTGGCTCCGCCGGTGGCGGGTGCCCGCGTCCTGGCCCGCCGCAAGCCGCCGTCGTAG
- a CDS encoding VWA domain-containing protein, translating into MTGTENATVAEAAAAGTAGDERLRRWRMVLGGGEGGTGCALSGRDVAMDAALGALYDGGGAGGAGGSRKTSGARSAGLGGSAPNVARWLGDIRTYFPSSVVQVMQRDAIERLGLSALLLEPEMLEAVEPDVHLVGTLLSLNKAMPDTTKETARAVVRKVVEQLEKRLATRTRATLTGALDRSARTSRPRHHDIDWNRTIRANLKNYLPEYRTVVPERLIGYGRAAQSVKKEVVLCIDQSGSMAASVVYASVFGAVLASMRSIATRLVVFDTSVVDLTDQLDDPVDVLFGTQLGGGTDINRALAYCQSKITRPADTVVVLISDLYEGGIRNEMLKRVAAMKAAGVEFVTLLALSDEGAPAYDHEHAAALAALGAPAFACTPDLFPEVMAAALEKRPLPVP; encoded by the coding sequence ATGACCGGCACGGAGAACGCGACGGTGGCCGAGGCGGCCGCCGCAGGCACCGCCGGGGACGAGCGGCTGAGGCGGTGGCGGATGGTGCTCGGCGGGGGAGAGGGCGGGACCGGGTGTGCGCTGAGCGGGCGGGACGTGGCCATGGACGCCGCGCTCGGTGCGCTGTACGACGGGGGCGGCGCGGGCGGCGCGGGGGGCTCCCGCAAGACGTCGGGGGCACGGTCGGCCGGGCTCGGCGGATCCGCGCCCAACGTGGCCCGCTGGCTCGGGGACATCCGTACGTACTTCCCCAGCTCGGTGGTCCAGGTCATGCAGCGCGACGCGATCGAGCGGCTCGGCCTGTCCGCCCTGCTGCTGGAGCCGGAGATGCTGGAGGCGGTCGAGCCCGACGTGCACCTGGTCGGCACCCTGCTCTCCCTGAACAAGGCGATGCCCGACACGACGAAGGAGACGGCGCGGGCCGTGGTCCGCAAGGTGGTCGAGCAGCTGGAGAAGCGCCTGGCGACCCGTACCCGGGCCACCCTCACCGGCGCCCTCGACCGCTCCGCCCGGACCAGCCGCCCCCGCCACCACGACATCGACTGGAACCGCACGATCCGGGCCAATCTCAAGAACTACCTGCCGGAGTACCGCACCGTCGTCCCCGAAAGGCTGATCGGCTACGGCCGGGCGGCCCAGTCGGTGAAGAAGGAGGTCGTCCTCTGTATCGACCAGTCGGGTTCGATGGCGGCATCCGTCGTCTACGCCTCCGTCTTCGGCGCCGTCCTCGCCTCCATGCGCTCCATCGCCACCCGCCTCGTCGTCTTCGACACCTCCGTCGTCGACCTCACGGACCAGCTCGACGATCCGGTCGACGTCCTCTTCGGCACCCAGCTCGGCGGCGGCACCGACATCAACCGCGCCCTCGCCTACTGCCAGTCGAAGATCACCCGTCCTGCCGACACCGTCGTCGTCCTGATCAGCGATCTCTACGAGGGCGGCATACGCAACGAGATGCTCAAACGGGTCGCCGCGATGAAGGCCGCGGGCGTCGAGTTCGTGACCCTTCTGGCCCTGTCCGACGAGGGCGCCCCGGCCTACGATCACGAGCACGCCGCGGCCCTCGCGGCGCTGGGCGCGCCGGCCTTCGCCTGCACCCCCGACCTGTTCCCCGAGGTGATGGCCGCGGCCCTGGAGAAGCGGCCCCTGCCGGTGCCGTGA